A single Candidatus Limnocylindria bacterium DNA region contains:
- a CDS encoding NADH-quinone oxidoreductase subunit K produces the protein MIGAAAVVDGFALTLLAVALFSVTMRGLVSGVWLLVVQSLLLALVAATIGVSSGATHMWAAAILTLAVRAFAIPAVLFRVLAAVALKRETRPLLSTRHALIVAVGLALIAYLAAGRLELTGAFPARQALPVSLALIFIGLLLMATRRKAISQLIGLITIENGIFLTGLIATLGLPLFVEIGIFFDLLVAVGVTAVLTLRINEQFDTMNTDELRRLRG, from the coding sequence ATGATCGGCGCCGCTGCGGTCGTGGATGGCTTCGCCCTGACCTTGCTGGCCGTCGCCCTCTTCAGCGTCACGATGCGCGGTCTCGTCTCCGGGGTGTGGCTTCTGGTCGTCCAATCACTGCTGCTCGCGCTCGTTGCGGCGACGATCGGTGTCTCATCGGGCGCGACGCACATGTGGGCCGCAGCGATCCTCACGCTCGCGGTGCGGGCTTTCGCGATCCCAGCGGTGCTCTTCCGAGTGCTCGCGGCGGTCGCGCTGAAGCGGGAGACCAGGCCGCTGCTCTCGACCCGCCACGCGCTGATCGTCGCGGTCGGGCTCGCGCTGATCGCGTACCTCGCGGCTGGCCGCCTCGAGCTGACCGGCGCGTTCCCGGCCCGACAGGCGCTGCCGGTCTCGCTCGCGCTCATCTTCATCGGTCTTTTGTTGATGGCAACGCGTCGCAAGGCGATTTCCCAGCTCATCGGCCTGATCACGATCGAGAACGGGATCTTCCTCACCGGTCTCATCGCCACGCTCGGACTTCCGCTGTTCGTGGAGATCGGGATCTTCTTCGACCTCCTCGTGGCCGTGGGCGTCACGGCCGTTCTGACGCTGCGCATCAACGAGCAGTTCGACACGATGAATACCGACGAGCTCCGGCGGCTGCGCGGATGA
- a CDS encoding NADH-quinone oxidoreductase subunit H — MNEMLASVGLSLLQLGFLLALAPGLDGLIKRMKAVLQGRRGPPLLQPYFDVVKLLRKDAVVSEQATAVFRWAPIVYAACFATAALLVPVLWSRAPLAGWGDAIALVGLFALARFALALAGLDTGSSFGGMGSSREVAVAALAEPALLLVLFAVAWRSGGTDLGGASAYLVSHAVAVVAPSQLLALAALVIVVIAETGRVPADNPDTHLELTMIHEGMLLEYSGRPLGILVWASHLKQIVLFSLLVALFFPFGVAAVPSGIPRAVGAFLLKLVVLAFVMSAVESSSAKLRILRLPELLGAASALAMLALIAEVVIR; from the coding sequence ATGAACGAGATGCTGGCATCGGTCGGACTATCGCTCCTGCAGCTCGGGTTCCTCCTTGCGCTCGCGCCCGGACTCGACGGGCTGATCAAGCGAATGAAGGCCGTGCTGCAGGGCCGGAGGGGACCGCCGTTGCTGCAGCCGTACTTCGACGTGGTCAAGCTGCTCCGCAAGGACGCGGTCGTGTCCGAGCAGGCCACGGCCGTCTTCCGGTGGGCGCCAATCGTCTACGCCGCGTGCTTCGCGACTGCCGCGCTCTTGGTGCCCGTGCTCTGGTCGAGGGCGCCGCTCGCGGGCTGGGGCGATGCGATCGCCCTCGTCGGACTGTTCGCGCTGGCACGGTTCGCCCTCGCGCTCGCCGGCCTCGACACCGGGAGCTCGTTCGGCGGCATGGGCTCGAGCCGCGAGGTAGCCGTCGCGGCGCTCGCGGAGCCGGCGCTGCTGCTGGTGCTATTCGCGGTCGCGTGGCGGAGCGGCGGCACGGACCTGGGCGGCGCGAGCGCGTATCTCGTCTCTCACGCGGTGGCGGTGGTCGCGCCGAGCCAGCTGCTCGCCCTCGCCGCGCTCGTCATCGTCGTGATCGCCGAGACCGGCCGGGTGCCAGCGGACAATCCGGACACGCACCTCGAGCTCACGATGATCCATGAGGGGATGCTCCTCGAGTACTCCGGGCGTCCGCTCGGGATCCTGGTGTGGGCGAGCCACCTCAAGCAGATCGTCCTCTTCTCGCTCCTCGTGGCGTTGTTCTTCCCGTTCGGCGTGGCGGCCGTTCCCTCGGGGATCCCGAGGGCCGTCGGCGCGTTCCTCCTGAAGCTCGTCGTCCTTGCGTTCGTGATGTCAGCGGTCGAGTCGAGCAGCGCCAAGCTGCGCATCCTTCGCCTACCGGAGCTGCTGGGCGCGGCGTCGGCGCTCGCGATGCTCGCGCTGATCGCAGAGGTGGTCATCCGATGA